The genomic DNA CGAGGAAGATGACCCGGTCGGCGTAGGCCGCGGCGACGGGATCGTGGGTGACCATCACGATCGTCTGGCCGAGCTCTCGCACCGCCCGTCGCATGAACGCGAGGATCTCGGCCCCGGTCGTGGAGTCGAGGTTGCCGGTGGGTTCGTCGGCGAAGATGATCTCGGGCCGGCTGGCGAGGGCGCGGCTGACGGCGACGCGTTGTTGTTGACCGCCGGACAGTTCGTTCGGGCGGTGTGAGGTGCGGTCGGCGAGC from Acidimicrobiales bacterium includes the following:
- a CDS encoding ABC transporter ATP-binding protein, whose product is LADRTSHRPNELSGGQQQRVAVSRALASRPEIIFADEPTGNLDSTTGAEILAFMRRAVRELGQTIVMVTHDPVAAAYADRVIFLADGKIVDELHAPTPASVLDRMKAIGN